A section of the Jatrophihabitans sp. genome encodes:
- a CDS encoding DUF427 domain-containing protein: protein MSMQAIWNGEVIAESDDTVVVENNHYFPLDSVRQDVLRPSQYETVCPWKGTASYYSLEVDGKLNQDAAWYYAEPKEAAAEIRDRVAFWRGVEVRAG, encoded by the coding sequence ATGAGCATGCAGGCGATCTGGAATGGCGAGGTCATCGCCGAGAGCGATGACACCGTCGTCGTGGAGAACAATCACTACTTTCCGCTGGACTCCGTCCGGCAGGACGTGCTGCGCCCCTCGCAGTACGAGACGGTCTGCCCGTGGAAGGGCACCGCGTCCTACTACTCCCTGGAAGTCGACGGAAAGCTGAACCAGGACGCTGCCTGGTACTACGCCGAGCCCAAGGAGGCCGCGGCCGAGATCCGGGACCGGGTCGCCTTCTGGCGCGGGGTCGAGGTCCGCGCCGGCTGA
- a CDS encoding dienelactone hydrolase family protein, giving the protein MSEDSPAQNTTFASNGGQAHGYLALPASGSGPGVIVIQEWWGLTDHIVDVADRLAAEGFTALAPDLFGGRTAHDSDEAGRLMSELPVDKAAQDLAGAVDFLLANEAVSSTKVGAVGFCMGGGFVLMLAAQQGGKIGAAVPFYGVGEAVPSQYAGLTAAVQGHYGEQDQMYPVSQARELERQIREESGADVEFFYYPAGHAFHNEGDLLGTYDPACAKLAWERTVRFLNERLDG; this is encoded by the coding sequence GTGAGCGAGGACAGCCCAGCCCAGAACACCACCTTCGCCAGCAACGGCGGCCAGGCGCACGGCTATCTGGCGCTGCCGGCCAGCGGCAGCGGTCCCGGCGTGATCGTGATCCAGGAGTGGTGGGGCCTGACCGATCACATCGTCGACGTGGCTGACCGGCTGGCGGCCGAGGGTTTCACCGCGCTGGCTCCTGACCTGTTCGGCGGCAGGACCGCCCATGACTCCGACGAGGCAGGCCGGCTGATGTCGGAGCTGCCGGTGGACAAGGCGGCGCAGGACCTCGCCGGAGCCGTGGACTTCCTACTCGCCAACGAGGCGGTCAGCTCCACCAAGGTCGGCGCTGTCGGCTTCTGCATGGGTGGCGGCTTCGTGCTGATGCTGGCCGCTCAGCAAGGGGGCAAGATCGGCGCCGCCGTTCCGTTCTACGGGGTGGGTGAGGCAGTGCCGTCGCAGTACGCCGGTCTGACAGCGGCGGTGCAGGGCCACTACGGAGAGCAGGACCAGATGTACCCGGTGTCCCAGGCGCGCGAGCTGGAGCGTCAGATCCGCGAGGAGTCCGGCGCCGACGTCGAGTTCTTCTACTACCCCGCCGGGCACGCCTTCCACAACGAGGGCGATCTGCTGGGCACCTATGACCCGGCCTGCGCCAAGCTCGCATGGGAGCGCACCGTGCGGTTCCTCAACGAACGGCTGGACGGATGA
- a CDS encoding VOC family protein translates to MTAADQPDRPDQPGEPKQPDQAEQARLAERRAELRQRYLVPPERRPASNARGIHHAALICSDPEATIRFYQDLLGFPLIELVENRDYPGSSHFFFDLGNSTLLGFFDFPGLGLEPGKEALGGVQHIAISVEPGRHAELRARLDAEGIAYGGPDKGIEESLYFRDPDGIGIELLSDELMYFGGQWLDGR, encoded by the coding sequence ATGACCGCGGCCGACCAGCCCGACCGGCCGGATCAGCCCGGCGAGCCCAAACAGCCCGACCAAGCCGAACAGGCTCGACTGGCCGAGCGCCGGGCCGAGTTGCGCCAGCGGTACCTGGTCCCCCCCGAACGCCGGCCGGCCTCCAACGCCCGCGGGATCCATCACGCGGCGCTGATCTGCAGCGACCCTGAGGCCACCATCCGGTTCTATCAGGACCTGCTGGGCTTCCCCCTGATCGAGCTGGTCGAGAACCGCGACTACCCCGGCTCGTCGCACTTCTTCTTCGACCTCGGCAACTCGACGCTGCTGGGCTTCTTCGACTTTCCCGGCCTCGGCCTCGAGCCCGGCAAGGAAGCCCTCGGAGGAGTGCAGCACATCGCGATCTCGGTGGAGCCCGGTCGCCATGCCGAGCTGCGGGCCCGGCTCGACGCCGAGGGGATCGCCTACGGCGGCCCGGACAAGGGCATCGAGGAGTCGCTGTACTTCCGCGATCCTGACGGCATCGGAATCGAGCTGCTCAGCGACGAGCTGATGTACTTCGGCGGCCAGTGGCTGGACGGCAGGTGA
- a CDS encoding GH3 auxin-responsive promoter family protein, whose protein sequence is MTTVRTSPADPGPGAPALSPWTHVNQSSVPPAFLTGTRRALARQRAACHDAHAPSAAVFRDILDQAEGTYFGKRHGLAAVRTLRDWKRAVPVHSYSDLRPYVDKLLDGDANVLTRSEPYALLRTSGSSGQPKLIPTTRHWRNAYRGRALYAQWGLYFESVGMVPGATVLDLSWERSSTSTSVGDYPSYGISQRPAAVSSVDWLPPWYDESWFQGVEGESYRNGLYRKLRLLAGADVRLVVALNASKIVGVAEVLAERADDLVSDLRNGTLEGRPCHGGADPDLASRLAGIRRANRGMLRLTDLWPGLALVVAWNSASAALYRPWLDEVTPGVPKLPFSATGTEGIITIPVDGHRSAGPLAVDLGLYEFVPAEDRDEEVPLEPDVETLDFHEVEVGRTYEVVMTQANGLYRYALGDLYTVVGRIGQVPRLDFVGRSGFGSSFTGEKLTEKDVYLAVRAALGDQWRSLPLFSCVPVWAAPPGYTLMIEWADDLPLSPDRFAEDVETALQQLNIEYADKRAADRLTPLALLRVPPGTFARVEDRRRREGASPAQLKHHWIQRDGSLLTHAAAALAEV, encoded by the coding sequence ATGACGACTGTCCGAACGTCCCCCGCCGACCCGGGTCCGGGCGCCCCCGCCCTGTCCCCCTGGACGCACGTCAACCAGTCCTCGGTGCCCCCGGCGTTCCTCACCGGGACCCGCCGGGCGCTGGCCCGGCAGCGCGCCGCCTGCCACGACGCCCACGCCCCGAGCGCCGCGGTGTTCCGGGACATCCTCGACCAGGCCGAGGGGACCTACTTCGGCAAGCGGCACGGGCTGGCGGCCGTGCGCACCCTGCGGGACTGGAAGCGCGCGGTCCCGGTGCACAGCTACTCCGACCTCCGGCCGTACGTGGACAAGCTGCTGGACGGCGACGCCAACGTGCTGACCCGCAGCGAGCCGTACGCGCTGCTGCGCACCTCCGGCTCCAGCGGGCAGCCGAAGCTGATCCCGACCACCCGGCACTGGCGCAACGCCTACCGGGGCCGGGCGCTCTACGCCCAGTGGGGGCTCTACTTCGAGTCCGTCGGCATGGTGCCGGGCGCGACCGTCCTGGACCTGTCCTGGGAGCGGTCCAGCACCTCCACCAGCGTCGGCGACTACCCCAGCTACGGCATCTCCCAGCGGCCGGCCGCGGTGAGCAGCGTCGACTGGCTGCCGCCCTGGTACGACGAGAGCTGGTTCCAGGGCGTCGAGGGCGAGAGCTACCGCAACGGCCTCTACCGCAAGCTGCGGTTGCTGGCCGGGGCGGACGTGCGGCTGGTCGTCGCGCTGAACGCCTCCAAGATCGTCGGGGTGGCCGAGGTGCTGGCCGAGCGGGCCGACGACCTGGTCTCTGACCTGCGCAACGGCACGCTAGAGGGGCGGCCGTGCCACGGCGGGGCCGACCCCGACCTGGCCTCCCGGCTGGCCGGCATCCGCCGGGCCAACCGGGGCATGCTGCGGCTGACCGACCTGTGGCCCGGGCTCGCGCTGGTGGTCGCCTGGAACTCGGCCTCGGCCGCGCTCTACCGGCCCTGGCTGGACGAGGTCACCCCAGGGGTGCCCAAGCTGCCCTTCAGCGCGACCGGCACCGAGGGGATCATCACGATCCCGGTGGACGGGCACCGGTCGGCCGGGCCGCTCGCCGTCGACCTCGGCCTGTACGAGTTCGTCCCGGCCGAGGACCGCGACGAGGAGGTCCCGCTGGAGCCGGACGTGGAGACGCTCGACTTCCACGAGGTCGAGGTCGGCCGGACGTACGAGGTGGTGATGACCCAGGCCAACGGTCTCTACCGGTACGCCCTGGGCGACCTCTACACCGTGGTCGGCCGGATCGGGCAGGTCCCGCGGCTGGACTTCGTCGGCCGGTCCGGCTTCGGCAGCTCCTTCACCGGCGAGAAGCTGACCGAGAAGGACGTCTACCTGGCCGTGCGGGCCGCGCTGGGCGACCAGTGGCGCAGCCTGCCGCTGTTCAGCTGCGTGCCGGTCTGGGCCGCGCCCCCCGGCTACACCCTGATGATCGAGTGGGCCGACGACCTGCCGCTGTCCCCCGACCGGTTCGCCGAGGACGTTGAGACCGCCCTGCAGCAGCTCAACATCGAGTACGCGGACAAGCGGGCCGCCGACCGGCTCACCCCGCTCGCGCTGCTGCGGGTGCCGCCGGGCACGTTCGCCCGGGTGGAGGACCGGCGCCGGCGCGAGGGCGCCTCACCCGCGCAGCTCAAGCACCACTGGATCCAGCGGGACGGCTCGCTGCTCACCCACGCCGCGGCGGCCCTGGCCGAGGTCTAG
- a CDS encoding MFS transporter gives MTLPRPFWLLWLGQTLYRVGLLAPAFLVLYLQEDGLADDRTIAVIVGLFGAGVLVGGLLGGVVADLVGARRTILWSQPVALVTAMLFLISTDIRVIGVLSLLAGVLSSVDRPAAAGLIATLVPHEQFAKAYSILLIGFNVGMSLGPVLAGVLLTVAPAGLFVLWAASSLAYASLVWWLPVDERAAAAEQEGSTLLRRTVLGLVEPFRSRVLLVFLGLTALLAAIYLQLNSTLPLHMRSEGLTAAEIGLIIAVNAVLSVLLLPLVPRLVRGMRDEVPLALAALLVAIGFGMNAFASGIPTFVAAVVVWTAGEVLWAPMSATFLAKRAPAGRTSSYQGAFFFAWNAAFVVGGPVGITVANAWGYELLWFCTFVVGAVAALGLLLMARIPGFAPVAAESKVER, from the coding sequence ATGACCCTGCCACGTCCGTTCTGGTTGCTCTGGCTCGGGCAGACCCTCTACCGGGTCGGCCTGCTGGCGCCCGCCTTCCTGGTGCTCTACCTCCAGGAGGACGGCCTGGCCGACGACCGGACGATCGCGGTCATCGTGGGCCTGTTCGGGGCCGGGGTGCTGGTCGGCGGCCTGCTGGGCGGTGTGGTCGCGGACCTGGTCGGGGCGCGGCGGACCATCCTGTGGTCGCAGCCGGTCGCGCTGGTCACGGCGATGCTGTTCCTGATCTCCACCGACATCCGGGTGATCGGTGTGCTGTCGCTGCTGGCCGGGGTGCTGTCCTCGGTCGACCGCCCGGCCGCGGCCGGGCTCATCGCCACGCTGGTCCCGCACGAGCAGTTCGCCAAGGCGTACAGCATCCTGCTGATCGGCTTCAACGTCGGCATGTCGCTCGGGCCGGTGCTGGCCGGCGTCCTGCTCACGGTGGCCCCGGCCGGGTTGTTCGTGCTGTGGGCGGCGTCGAGCCTGGCGTACGCGTCCCTGGTCTGGTGGCTGCCGGTGGACGAGCGGGCGGCGGCTGCCGAGCAGGAGGGCTCGACCCTGCTGCGCCGCACGGTGCTGGGCCTGGTCGAGCCGTTCCGGTCCCGGGTGCTGCTGGTGTTCCTCGGCCTGACCGCCCTGCTGGCCGCGATCTACCTGCAACTGAACTCCACCCTGCCGCTGCACATGCGGTCCGAGGGCCTGACCGCGGCCGAGATCGGGCTGATCATCGCGGTCAACGCCGTGCTGTCGGTGCTGCTGCTGCCGCTGGTGCCGCGGCTGGTCCGGGGCATGCGCGACGAGGTCCCGCTGGCCCTGGCCGCCCTGCTGGTGGCGATCGGCTTCGGGATGAACGCGTTCGCCAGCGGCATCCCGACGTTCGTCGCCGCCGTCGTGGTCTGGACGGCCGGCGAGGTGCTGTGGGCGCCGATGTCGGCGACCTTCCTGGCCAAGCGGGCCCCGGCCGGGCGTACGAGCAGCTACCAGGGGGCGTTCTTCTTCGCTTGGAACGCGGCCTTCGTGGTCGGCGGACCGGTCGGGATCACCGTCGCGAACGCCTGGGGTTACGAGCTGCTCTGGTTCTGCACGTTCGTGGTCGGGGCCGTCGCGGCCCTGGGCCTGCTGCTGATGGCCAGGATTCCGGGCTTCGCCCCGGTGGCCGCGGAGTCGAAGGTCGAGAGATGA
- a CDS encoding fumarylacetoacetate hydrolase family protein, with product MRMANLAGRAHLVAGDRSVDVARASGGRFPADPMAVLDRWAEVVAWSRDVDVAAGAPWDPAELGAPSPRPRQVFAVASNYRDRPLVLPTPADLPVTFTKFPACVVGPYADVPLPTDTVDWEVELVVVIGRAAHRVPAAAAWDVVAGVTAGQDFSERTLQLGGPAKQFSLGKSFPAFGPTGPVLVTPDELADRDDLGLSCRVNGETVQDARTRQLIFPVAELVARLSGVCALLPGDLIFTGTPGGMGMTMTPPRYLRVGDEVVSHIEGIGGLRNRCTAPDGVTGKLS from the coding sequence ATGCGGATGGCCAACCTGGCCGGCCGGGCCCACCTGGTGGCGGGCGACCGGTCGGTGGACGTCGCCCGGGCCAGCGGGGGCCGGTTCCCGGCCGACCCGATGGCGGTGCTCGACCGGTGGGCGGAGGTCGTGGCCTGGTCCCGGGACGTGGACGTGGCGGCGGGCGCGCCCTGGGACCCGGCCGAGCTCGGCGCGCCGTCGCCGCGGCCGCGCCAGGTCTTCGCGGTGGCCAGCAACTACCGCGACCGCCCGCTGGTGCTGCCCACACCGGCGGACCTGCCGGTCACCTTCACCAAGTTCCCGGCCTGCGTGGTCGGTCCGTACGCGGACGTCCCGCTGCCGACGGACACGGTGGACTGGGAGGTCGAGCTGGTCGTGGTGATCGGCCGGGCCGCCCACCGGGTGCCGGCTGCGGCGGCCTGGGACGTCGTGGCCGGGGTCACCGCCGGCCAGGACTTCTCCGAGCGGACCCTGCAGCTGGGCGGACCGGCCAAGCAGTTCTCGCTGGGGAAGTCGTTCCCGGCCTTCGGCCCGACCGGGCCGGTGCTGGTCACCCCGGACGAGCTGGCCGACCGCGACGACCTGGGGCTGTCGTGCCGGGTCAACGGCGAGACCGTGCAGGACGCCCGGACCCGGCAGCTGATCTTCCCGGTGGCCGAGCTGGTGGCCCGGCTGTCCGGGGTGTGCGCGCTGCTGCCCGGCGACCTCATCTTCACCGGCACCCCGGGCGGGATGGGGATGACCATGACGCCCCCGCGCTACCTGCGGGTCGGGGACGAGGTGGTCAGCCACATCGAGGGGATCGGCGGGCTCCGCAACCGCTGCACGGCGCCGGACGGGGTCACCGGGAAGCTCTCGTGA
- a CDS encoding LLM class flavin-dependent oxidoreductase, whose translation MHSRIGVFLSPVHETGQDPHLAIRRNLDLVEQLDDLNFDEAWFGEHHSLGWGLVGAPETMIAAASQRTRQIKLANGVVPLSGHHPFHVASRAVHLDHLSRGRYILGVGPGVPFDAGMFGLEPPVQRTRLAEALPTVLELVNGTERVTDKTDWYELHDAKLQLPRFSPAGIEVAMATSGTSTASPRLAGQYGLSMCSFALPFALMTPGAPQHIDLGRQWEHAVAAAQEHGNTMDRSAWRIALPVHVAETREQAYADVREGYDRWLFDYFGRAAGREVLSPGVPRESMLEARVEAGGALVGSPDDVVAGLQAMQERTGGFGTLLVYVADWTSWEKTDRSMQLLARYVAPRFTGTTARPVEAVDWAITARGGRP comes from the coding sequence ATGCACAGTCGCATCGGCGTGTTCCTGTCGCCCGTCCATGAGACCGGCCAGGACCCGCATCTCGCCATCCGGCGGAACCTCGATCTCGTCGAGCAGTTGGACGACCTCAACTTCGACGAGGCGTGGTTCGGGGAGCACCACTCCCTGGGCTGGGGGCTGGTCGGTGCTCCGGAGACGATGATCGCCGCCGCGTCCCAGCGCACCCGGCAGATCAAGCTGGCCAACGGGGTGGTGCCGCTGTCTGGCCACCACCCCTTCCACGTCGCCAGCCGGGCCGTCCACCTGGACCACCTCAGCCGCGGCCGCTACATCCTCGGGGTCGGGCCGGGCGTGCCGTTCGACGCGGGCATGTTCGGCCTGGAGCCGCCGGTGCAGCGCACCCGGCTGGCCGAGGCGCTGCCGACGGTGCTGGAGCTGGTCAACGGCACCGAGCGGGTCACCGACAAGACCGACTGGTACGAGCTGCACGACGCCAAGCTCCAGCTGCCCCGGTTCAGCCCGGCCGGCATCGAGGTGGCCATGGCCACCAGCGGCACCTCGACCGCCAGCCCCCGGCTGGCCGGGCAGTACGGGCTGAGCATGTGCTCCTTCGCGCTGCCGTTCGCGCTGATGACCCCGGGCGCCCCGCAGCACATCGACCTGGGCCGGCAGTGGGAGCACGCCGTGGCCGCGGCGCAGGAGCACGGCAACACGATGGACCGCTCGGCCTGGCGGATCGCGCTGCCGGTGCACGTGGCCGAGACCCGCGAGCAGGCGTACGCCGACGTGCGGGAGGGCTACGACCGCTGGCTGTTCGACTACTTCGGCCGGGCCGCCGGCCGGGAGGTGCTCAGCCCGGGGGTGCCCCGGGAGAGCATGCTGGAGGCGCGGGTCGAGGCGGGCGGCGCCCTGGTCGGATCGCCCGACGACGTGGTGGCCGGGCTGCAGGCCATGCAGGAGCGCACCGGCGGCTTCGGCACCCTGCTGGTCTACGTGGCCGACTGGACCAGCTGGGAGAAGACCGACCGCAGCATGCAGCTGCTGGCCCGCTACGTGGCCCCGCGCTTCACCGGGACCACGGCGCGGCCGGTGGAGGCGGTCGACTGGGCCATCACGGCCCGCGGCGGCCGTCCGTGA
- a CDS encoding ATP-grasp domain-containing protein gives MTRSDARQVAVVVDSYSAGNFFPAAFAPYDVRLVHVQSTPELIPTMSPPNLSAYDENIVMDGEAALVERLRGYDPVCLVPGQESAVELADRLSTALGLPSNGTALSRARRDKFEMIEALRRAGVRCARQLRTAEPAAAVAWAAGEDGRPVVVKPISSAATDGVFICTTPEQVRAAAEHVLGTSDIFGFRNTEVLVQSYLRGAEYIVDTVSSDGRRYVCGVWRYEKTLLPDGRNIYDRDILLDPGSPVVAELVPYVDEVLDALGLRWGAAHHEVIVTEDGPVLVEVGARVNGNLDPGFHDVCTGGNQAALDVRAYVRPAEFQKEYGDRTYPKLRSGVVYNAPTELEGVVTAVDEDVVARITAMPTVHKVLVKIKPGGRVRRTVDLLTSPLRVFFVADDDAALAADYAEVRALKDRVYRFD, from the coding sequence ATGACCAGAAGCGACGCTAGGCAGGTCGCGGTGGTGGTGGACAGCTACTCCGCCGGCAACTTCTTCCCGGCCGCGTTCGCCCCGTACGACGTCCGGCTGGTGCACGTGCAGAGCACCCCGGAGCTGATCCCGACGATGAGCCCGCCGAACCTGAGCGCCTACGACGAGAACATCGTCATGGACGGGGAGGCGGCGCTGGTCGAGCGGCTGCGCGGCTACGACCCGGTCTGCCTGGTCCCCGGGCAGGAGTCCGCGGTCGAGCTGGCCGACCGGCTCAGCACGGCGCTGGGGCTGCCGTCCAACGGCACCGCGCTGTCCCGGGCCCGCCGGGACAAGTTCGAGATGATCGAGGCGCTGCGCCGGGCCGGCGTGCGCTGCGCGCGCCAGCTGCGGACGGCCGAACCGGCCGCCGCGGTGGCGTGGGCCGCGGGTGAGGACGGCCGGCCGGTGGTGGTGAAGCCGATCAGCTCCGCCGCCACCGACGGGGTGTTCATCTGCACCACCCCGGAGCAGGTGCGCGCGGCGGCCGAGCACGTGCTGGGCACCAGCGACATCTTCGGGTTCCGCAACACCGAGGTGCTGGTCCAGTCCTACCTGCGCGGCGCCGAGTACATCGTGGACACGGTCAGCTCCGACGGCCGGCGCTACGTCTGCGGCGTCTGGCGCTACGAGAAGACCCTGCTGCCCGACGGCCGCAACATCTACGACCGGGACATCCTCCTCGACCCCGGGTCCCCGGTGGTCGCCGAGCTGGTCCCGTACGTCGACGAGGTGCTGGACGCGCTCGGCCTGCGCTGGGGCGCGGCCCACCACGAGGTCATCGTCACCGAGGACGGCCCGGTGCTGGTGGAGGTGGGGGCCCGGGTCAACGGCAACCTCGACCCCGGCTTCCACGACGTCTGCACCGGCGGCAACCAGGCCGCGCTGGACGTGCGGGCGTACGTGCGGCCGGCCGAGTTCCAGAAGGAGTACGGCGACCGGACGTACCCGAAGCTGCGCTCGGGCGTCGTCTACAACGCCCCGACCGAGCTGGAGGGCGTCGTCACCGCGGTGGACGAGGACGTGGTGGCCCGGATCACCGCGATGCCGACGGTCCACAAGGTGCTGGTGAAGATCAAGCCGGGCGGCCGGGTCCGGCGCACCGTCGACCTGCTGACCAGCCCGCTGCGGGTCTTCTTCGTCGCCGACGACGACGCGGCGCTGGCCGCGGACTACGCCGAGGTGCGCGCCCTGAAGGACCGCGTCTACCGATTCGACTGA